The genome window CTCTTCACATCCAAATGCTATCCGCTTAGATGAACCTACAGCTGTTTCTCGTCTTCCGGGCTTTGAAGATGGTTGGTCAACAGTACAAGATGTTTCAGCTCAAGGCTGTGCTGAATTACTAGAACCTCAAAATGGGGAAAATATTTTAGATTTATGTGCGGCACCTGGTGGAAAAACAACCCATATTTTAGAACTAGCACCTAAAGCAAATGTTATTGCCGTAGACATTGATGAATTGCGCCTTAAAAGAGTGAAAGAAAATTTAATTCGCCTAAAGCAACATGCTGTTGTTATACAAGGAGACGGAACACAGCCAGAAACATGGGCTCAAGGTCAGCAATTTGATCGTATTTTGCTTGATGCTCCTTGTTCCGCAACAGGCGTTATTCGACGTCATCCTGACATCAAATGGCTACGTCGTGATTCAGACATAAATGAATTAGCGCAACTACAATCTCAAATTCTCGAAGCTATCTGGCCTTATTTAAAACCGGGCGGCACACTAGTCTACGCGACTTGCTCAATTATGCCCGAAGAAAATGGAAAACAAATACAAAGTTTCCTATCTAAACATAATGACGCCTGTCTAAATGACGGAACTGATGCTGGATTACAAATATTACCCAGTACTAATGGTGGTGATGGTTTCTTTTATGCACGCTTAGTAAAAAAGGTGTAGGAAATGGTAGCCAGCTCTCTGATATAGGAATATGTAATGAAGATCATTATTCTAGGTGCTGGGCAAGTTGGCGGCACGCTTGCTGAAAATTTAGTTGATGAGAACAATGATATTACCGTCGTCGATACCGATGCTGATCGCTTACGTCAATTACAGGATCAATTCGATCTACGAGTGGTAAATGGCCATGGTTCTCACCCTAGAGTGCTTCGAGATGCAGGTGCAGAAGATGCAGATATGTTAGTAGCAGTGACCAATTCCGATGAAACTAACATGATTGCTTGCCAGATTGCCTATAGCCTATTTAATACCCCAAATAAAATAGCGCGCATCAGGGCAACTGAATATATCCGTGAATCCGACAAATTGTTCCTGCCTGAACAAATCCCGATTGACTACTTAATATCGCCTGAACAATTAGTTATCGATTATATCTATAAATTAATTCAATACCCTGGCGCTCTTCAAGTTGTAAACTTTGCAGAAGGTAAAGTCAGTATTGTTGCTGTAAAAGCTTATTACGGCGGTTCACTTGTAGGTAATGCTTTATCGAGTTTACGCGAACATATGCCACATATTGATACTCGCGTTGTCGCTATTTTCCGCCAAGATAGGCCTATCCGGCCTCAAGGCTCAACAATCATTGAAGCGGGAGACGAAGTTTTTTTTGTTGCTTCTACACAACATATCCGAGCCGTAATGAGTGAATTGCAAAGGTTAGAAAAGCCATACAAACGTTTGATGATAGTTGGTGGTGGCAACGTTGGAGCTGGTCTAGCAAGACGACTAGAAAAAGATTACAGCGTGAAACTTATTGAACGCAACCAGAAGCGTGCAACAGAACTTGCTGAGCTACTGCATGATACAATTGTGTTTTATGGAGATGCATCTGACCAAGAGTTACTCACTGAAGAGCACATTGAGCAAATGGATGTTTTTATTGCCCTAACAAATGATGATGAAGCTAATATTATGTCTGCTATGTTAGCTAAAAAAATGGGGGCTAAAAAAGCAATGGTGCTTATACAACGCTCTGCATACGTTGAACTTGTTCAAGGTGGGGTCATTGACATTGCAATTTCACCTCAACAAGCAACTATTTCCGCTTTACTAAGCCATGTAAGAAAAGCAGATATAGTCAATGTCTCATCTTTAAGAAGAGGTGTTGCAGAAGCGATTGAGGCAATTGCACACGGTGATGAAAATACGTCAAAAGTTGTTGGTAAAAAAATATCTGAAATTAAACTTCCTCCAGGAACTATTATTGGTGCAATTGTTCGAGAAGAAGAAGTCATTATAGCTAGCGATTACCATATTATTGAACAAGGTGACCATGTCATTATGTTTATTACCGATAAAAAGTATGTACCCGAAGTTGAAAAATTATTTCAACCAAGTCCATTCTTCTTATAAAAATAAAAATAGTAAATATTTGCAGCTTAATAATTCTAGCGACTATAATTTGTTAACCTAATGCATGTTTTGTTTCAATTGAGTTATTTATTAAGGGGTCGTCTAATGAGCTTTTTAAAAGATTTCCGCGAATTTGCCATGAAAGGTAATGTAGTGGATATGGCAGTCGGTATTATTATTGGTGCCGCATTTGGTAAAATTGTATCTTCATTAGTTGCTGATGTCATCATGCCTCCGCTAGGGTTACTAATCGGTGGTGTTGATTTCAAATCATTCAGCATCGTACTGAAAGAAGCACAGGGTGATTTACCCGCAGTTGTACTAAATTATGGAATGTTTATACAAACTGTTTTTGACTTTGTTATTGTTGCCTTTGCTATCTTTATGGCAATTAAAGTTATGAATAAAGTTCGCCGCGAAAAAGAAGCAGCACCAGCAGAGCCTGCACCACCTTCTAAAGAAGAAGTTCTATTATCAGAAATTCGTGATCTTTTGAAAGAACAAAATAAAAAATAACTAAAAGGCCAGTGGTAATACGTCAATAAACCTATTACCACTGGCCTCCCAGTTAACTGAATTCTTATTTTTTCCTTTTCTTGTGTAACTACCTTTCCCTTTTTTATTTTTTTCAACTCTTTGACGAAATAGTGGATCATGGAGTAATGCTTCAATCGCATTATCTTTAATCTCACCACGTTTATGTTGATATTTACTCATGATATACCTTCATATAGTTAGCTGATTATATAATTAATAAACTTTAGATGCGCCTTTTTCTAATATTTCCATAATAGAGCAATAAGTTGTCGCATGTTCTTCACCACAACATGCTGAACTTAACATCTTCAACGAATCGCGCATAATAATAAGCTCTTGTATCTTTTTTTCAACTTCAAGTAATCTAAGATCTACAATCTGTTTAGATTCCTGACAAGTATGATGTTCAGGATCAACCCGTATTGAAAGTAACTCAGTAATAGCTTCTAAAGTAAAGCCTAACTGTTTTGCATAACGAATAAAACGCAAACGCTGCAAGTCATGCTCAGTAAATAACCTATACCCACCTTCAGTTCTTTCTTTGTGTTCCATCAAACCTTGTTTTTCATAAAAACGAATTGTATCAGGCGTCACATCTGCAAGCCTAGCAATTTCACCTATCTTATACATGCTCATAACACTTACCTGTAAATATGGGTTAATCACAAAAAATTCAAGGGAACAAACCTATTAGGAAGACAAGAATAGCAGGTACAAAAAAACCGGGCAAATATACCCGGTTTTCTTGAAAGCGACGACAGATTACTCTGCAGCTGCTTCTTGAGACTCAACAGCACGGTCAACAAGCTCGATGTAAGCCATCGGAGCGTTGTCACCTGTACGGTAGCCACACTTAAGAATACGAGTGTAACCACCTGCACGAGCTGCGAAACGAGGTCCCAGTTCATTAAATAATTTTGCAACGATCTCGTTATCACGAGTACGTGCGAATGCCAGACGACGATTAGCTACGCTGTCGGTCTTGGCAAGAGTAATCAGCGGCTCAACGACGCGACGCAGTTCTTTCGCTTTAGGCAGAGTCGTCTTGATGATTTCATGACGAACTAAAGAACCTGCCATGTTACGGAACATAGCTTGGCGGTGGCTGCTGTTGCGGTTCAATTGACGACCACTCTTACGATGGCGCATGACCTTATCCTTCTCAGTAAAACCTTAACCTGTGATCTTAATCATCAGCAATACTTGCTGGTGGCCAATTTTCTAAGCGCATGCCCAGAGAAAGACCACGAGATGCCAAGACGTCCTTAATTTCAGTAAGAGATTTCTTACCAAGATTCGGAGTTTTAAGCAACTCAACTTCTGTACGCTGTACCAGATCACCGATGTAGTGGATAGCTTCTGCTTTGAGGCAGTTAGCAGAGCGGACAGTCAATTCCAGATCGTCAACTGGGCGCAATAAGATAGGATCGAATTCTGGTTTTTCTTCTTTAACTTCAGGCTGACGTACATCACGTAAGTCAACAAAAGCTTCAAGTTGTTCAGCCAGAATGGTTGCCGCACGGCGAATCGCCTCTTCAGGATCGATTGTACCGTTAGTTTCCATTTCAATAACTAACTTATCCAAGTCTGTACGTTGCTCAACACGAGCTGCTTCAACATTATAGGCTATACGCTCTACTGGGCTGTAGCAAGCATCGACTAACAAACGACCGATTGGGCGCTCATCTTCTTCCGAATGAACTCGGGCAGAAGCCGGCACATAACCACGACCACGCTGTACTTTAATTCGCATATTAATAGATGCGCTTTCGTCAGTCAGGTGGCAGATAACGTGCTGTGGCTTGACGATTTCGACATCACCATCATGGATGATGTCGGCTGCAGTCACAGGGCCAATGCCAGATTTATTCAAGGTTAAAATAACTTCATCTTTCCCCTGAACTTTTACCGCCAGCCCTTTCAGGTTGAGGAGAATCTCCAGGATATCTTCCTGTACACCTTCTTTGGTGCTGTACTCATGCAGTACACCATCAATTTCAACCTCTGTCACCGCACAACCCGGCATAGACGAAAGCAGAATACGGCGCAGTGCGTTACCAAGAGTATGGCCAAAGCCACGCTCTAAAGGCTCAAGGGTCACCTTAGCGTGCGTCGAACTCACTTGCTCGATATCTACCAGGCGCGGTTTTAGAAACTCTGTCACAGAACCCTGCATTGTGTCCTCTCTTTGGTGCTAAGCTTTACTTGGAGTAAAGCTCGACGATCAGGTGTTCGTTAATGTCCGCAGACAAGTCAGTACGTTCAGGAATACGTTTGAACACACCTTCCATTTTAGCAGCATCAACTTCCAGCCAAGTTGGCTTCTCACGCTGTTCAGCCAGCTCTAAAGCAGCCTTAATACGAGACTGTTTTTTAGCTTTCTCACGAACGCTGATAACGTCATTCGGGGAAACCTGATAAGAAGCGATATTAACTACGCGACCATTTACCATGATAGCTTTGTGGCTAACCATTTGACGTGCTTCTGCGCGAGTTGCGCCAAAGCCCATACGGTAAACGACGTTATCAAGACGACCTTCAAGCAAAGTCAGCAGGTTTTCACCTGTGTTGCCTTTCAGACGTGTTGCTTCTTTGTAATAGTTACGGAATTGACGTTCCAGAACACCGAACATACGACGAACTTTTTGTTTTTCACGTAACTGGACACCATAGTCAGACAGACGCGGTTTACGCGCACCGTGCTGGCCTGGAGCCTGTTCTAATTTACACTTGGTGTCAATCGCGCGAACACCAGACTTCAGAAAGAGGTCTGTTCCTTCGCGACGGCTCAGCTTGAGCTTAGGACCCAAATATCTAGCCATTTTCTTTCTCCAACAGTCCTAAAAAAAACGAAACGTATTAAACGCGACGTTTTTTCGGTGGGCGACAACCGTTATGAGGGATAGGAGTCACATCAGTAATATTAGTGATGCGGAAACCAGCGGCGTTCAGAGCACGAATTGTTGATTCGCGACCCGGACCCGGTCCCTTAACCATAACTTCCAGGTTTTTGATTCCGTATTCTTTCACAGCTTCTGCGCAACGCTCTGCTGCAACCTGAGCTGCGAACGGAGTAGATTTGCGAGAACCACGGAAACCGGAACCACCGGCAGTTGCCCAACCTAATGCGTTACCTTGACGGTCAGTAATAGTAACGATTGTGTTGTTGAAAGAAGCATGGATATGAGCCACACCGTCTGAGACTTGTTTTCTTACACGCTTACGTGCACGAATTGGTGCTTTTGCCATTATTCAATACCCCGACTTATTTCTTGATCGGCTTACGCGGACCCTTACGGGTACGAGCGTTAGTCTTAGTACGCTGTCCGCGCACAGGAAGACCACGACGATGACGTAAACCACGGTAACATCCAAGGTCCATCAGACGCTTGATGCTCAGGGTAATTTCACGACGTAAGTCACCTTCTACAACGTATTTAGCAACTTCGTCACGCAGCTTGTCGATTTGTTCTTCAGACAGCTCACTGATCTTAACATTTTCAGCAATACCTGTTGCTTCACAGATAGCCTGTGAGCGGGTCTTACCGATACCGAAAATCGATGTTAAAGCGATTACAGTATGTTTATGATCAGGAATGTTAATGCCTGCTATACGGGCCACTATGCACTCCTAAGTTAAAATATACATTACTGTGCTGAAAAGCCCGTTTTCAGGATACTCAAACAATAATGTATCTTAGATAAAAAAGATTGGCTGGCTAATTTAGCCAGCTCAACCCAACTTTGCAAGAAAAAAATGCTTTTTCTTAACCTTGACGTTGTTTATGTCTTGGTTCAACACTGCAAATTACGCGAACGCTACCATTGCGACGAATAATTTTGCAGTTACGGCATAATTTCTTGACGGAAGCACGAACTTTCATTTTTACTCTCCGTAACTTCTAAGCAAACCATAATCACACTGAGTGATTACTTACCTTTCAGATTTGCTTTCTTCAATGCAGACTCATACTGACTTGACATCATCAGAGTTTGCACTTGAGCCATAAAGTCCATGATAACGACAACCACGATTAAGAGGGAAGTACCACCAAAGTAAAAAGGTACTTTCATTGCGTCACGCATGAACTCCGGGATTAGGCAGATGAAGGTAATATATAATGCACCAACTAATGTTAAGCGGGTCATTACCTTATCAATGTACTTGGCCGTTTGCTCTCCCGGACGAATTCCTGGTACAAATGCACCGGACTTCTTCAGGTTATCTGCTGTTTCTCTTGGGTTGAAAACCAACGCCGTATAGAAGAAACAGAAGAAGATGATCGCAGATGCATAAAGTAACACATATAACGGTTGACCAGGCTGCAAATACATAGAAATTGTAGTCAGCCAGTCCCAGCCAGTTCCATCACCAAACCAAGAAGCTATTGTACCCGGGAATAGTATGATACTGGAAGCAAAAATTGCAGGAATTACACCCGCCATATTCACTTTTAACGGTAAATGCGTACTTTGTGCTGCATAAACACGGCGCCCTTGCTGGCGTTTAGCGTAATTAACGACAATACGACGTTGACCACGTTCCATAAACACAACAAAGAAAGTAACCGCGAATACTAACACCGCAACCAACAGCAACAGGAGGAAGTGCAGATCGCCTTGCCGAGCTTGCTCGATGGTATGGCCAATAGCCGGCGGTAACCCCGCAACAATACCAGCGAAGATAATGATAGAAATACCGTTACCGATACCTCTTTCAGTTATCTGCTCACCTAACCACATTAGGAACATAGTCCCTGTGACTAAGCTAACAACTGCCGTAAAGTAGAACGGGAGGCCTGGATCAATGACTAACCCTTGCATCCCTGGCATATTCGGTAGACCCATTGCAATACCAATAGATTGGAATATTGCTAATACCAGAGTACCCCAGCGAGTATATTGGCTTATCTTCCGACGACCTGCTTCTCCTTCCTTCTTGATCTCTGCTAATCGTGGATTAACCACTGATAATAATTGGATAATGATCGATGCCGAAATATACGGCATGA of Providencia rettgeri contains these proteins:
- the rsmB gene encoding Ribosomal RNA small subunit methyltransferase B; this encodes MKNTYNLRSIAATAINQVLDNGQSLSTVLPDLQRNINDKDKALLQEICFGVLRYLPKLEWFISQLMEKPLTGKQRTLHYLIMVGIYQLLYTRIPPHAALAETVNGAVALKKTQLKGLINGVLRSFQRQQVQLEERITNNTSQYLHPSWLLKRLQTAYPDDWQSIIEANNQRPPMWLRVNSQHHTATQYLNLLEQSEITAHLHSSHPNAIRLDEPTAVSRLPGFEDGWSTVQDVSAQGCAELLEPQNGENILDLCAAPGGKTTHILELAPKANVIAVDIDELRLKRVKENLIRLKQHAVVIQGDGTQPETWAQGQQFDRILLDAPCSATGVIRRHPDIKWLRRDSDINELAQLQSQILEAIWPYLKPGGTLVYATCSIMPEENGKQIQSFLSKHNDACLNDGTDAGLQILPSTNGGDGFFYARLVKKV
- the trkA gene encoding Trk system potassium uptake protein trkA, encoding MKIIILGAGQVGGTLAENLVDENNDITVVDTDADRLRQLQDQFDLRVVNGHGSHPRVLRDAGAEDADMLVAVTNSDETNMIACQIAYSLFNTPNKIARIRATEYIRESDKLFLPEQIPIDYLISPEQLVIDYIYKLIQYPGALQVVNFAEGKVSIVAVKAYYGGSLVGNALSSLREHMPHIDTRVVAIFRQDRPIRPQGSTIIEAGDEVFFVASTQHIRAVMSELQRLEKPYKRLMIVGGGNVGAGLARRLEKDYSVKLIERNQKRATELAELLHDTIVFYGDASDQELLTEEHIEQMDVFIALTNDDEANIMSAMLAKKMGAKKAMVLIQRSAYVELVQGGVIDIAISPQQATISALLSHVRKADIVNVSSLRRGVAEAIEAIAHGDENTSKVVGKKISEIKLPPGTIIGAIVREEEVIIASDYHIIEQGDHVIMFITDKKYVPEVEKLFQPSPFFL
- the mscL gene encoding Large-conductance mechanosensitive channel produces the protein MSFLKDFREFAMKGNVVDMAVGIIIGAAFGKIVSSLVADVIMPPLGLLIGGVDFKSFSIVLKEAQGDLPAVVLNYGMFIQTVFDFVIVAFAIFMAIKVMNKVRREKEAAPAEPAPPSKEEVLLSEIRDLLKEQNKK
- the arfA gene encoding Alternative ribosome-rescue factor A, with product MSKYQHKRGEIKDNAIEALLHDPLFRQRVEKNKKGKGSYTRKGKNKNSVNWEASGNRFIDVLPLAF
- the zntR gene encoding Zn(II)-responsive regulator of zntA, which codes for MSMYKIGEIARLADVTPDTIRFYEKQGLMEHKERTEGGYRLFTEHDLQRLRFIRYAKQLGFTLEAITELLSIRVDPEHHTCQESKQIVDLRLLEVEKKIQELIIMRDSLKMLSSACCGEEHATTYCSIMEILEKGASKVY
- the rplQ gene encoding 50S ribosomal protein L17; translation: MRHRKSGRQLNRNSSHRQAMFRNMAGSLVRHEIIKTTLPKAKELRRVVEPLITLAKTDSVANRRLAFARTRDNEIVAKLFNELGPRFAARAGGYTRILKCGYRTGDNAPMAYIELVDRAVESQEAAAE
- the rpoA gene encoding DNA-directed RNA polymerase subunit alpha, which gives rise to MQGSVTEFLKPRLVDIEQVSSTHAKVTLEPLERGFGHTLGNALRRILLSSMPGCAVTEVEIDGVLHEYSTKEGVQEDILEILLNLKGLAVKVQGKDEVILTLNKSGIGPVTAADIIHDGDVEIVKPQHVICHLTDESASINMRIKVQRGRGYVPASARVHSEEDERPIGRLLVDACYSPVERIAYNVEAARVEQRTDLDKLVIEMETNGTIDPEEAIRRAATILAEQLEAFVDLRDVRQPEVKEEKPEFDPILLRPVDDLELTVRSANCLKAEAIHYIGDLVQRTEVELLKTPNLGKKSLTEIKDVLASRGLSLGMRLENWPPASIADD
- the rpsD gene encoding 30S ribosomal protein S4; its protein translation is MARYLGPKLKLSRREGTDLFLKSGVRAIDTKCKLEQAPGQHGARKPRLSDYGVQLREKQKVRRMFGVLERQFRNYYKEATRLKGNTGENLLTLLEGRLDNVVYRMGFGATRAEARQMVSHKAIMVNGRVVNIASYQVSPNDVISVREKAKKQSRIKAALELAEQREKPTWLEVDAAKMEGVFKRIPERTDLSADINEHLIVELYSK
- the rpsK gene encoding 30S ribosomal protein S11 encodes the protein MAKAPIRARKRVRKQVSDGVAHIHASFNNTIVTITDRQGNALGWATAGGSGFRGSRKSTPFAAQVAAERCAEAVKEYGIKNLEVMVKGPGPGRESTIRALNAAGFRITNITDVTPIPHNGCRPPKKRRV
- the rpmJ gene encoding Ribosomal protein B, whose translation is MKVRASVKKLCRNCKIIRRNGSVRVICSVEPRHKQRQG
- the secY gene encoding preprotein translocase subunit SecY — protein: MAKQPGLDFQSAKGGAGELKRRLLFVIGALIVFRIGSFIPIPGIDATVLAKLLEQQQGTIIEMFNMFSGGALSRASIFALGIMPYISASIIIQLLSVVNPRLAEIKKEGEAGRRKISQYTRWGTLVLAIFQSIGIAMGLPNMPGMQGLVIDPGLPFYFTAVVSLVTGTMFLMWLGEQITERGIGNGISIIIFAGIVAGLPPAIGHTIEQARQGDLHFLLLLLVAVLVFAVTFFVVFMERGQRRIVVNYAKRQQGRRVYAAQSTHLPLKVNMAGVIPAIFASSIILFPGTIASWFGDGTGWDWLTTISMYLQPGQPLYVLLYASAIIFFCFFYTALVFNPRETADNLKKSGAFVPGIRPGEQTAKYIDKVMTRLTLVGALYITFICLIPEFMRDAMKVPFYFGGTSLLIVVVVIMDFMAQVQTLMMSSQYESALKKANLKGK